A genomic window from Prunus persica cultivar Lovell chromosome G2, Prunus_persica_NCBIv2, whole genome shotgun sequence includes:
- the LOC18785006 gene encoding uncharacterized protein LOC18785006: MANAPNPPNKWNWFKSFQYDEGNDSPGDARNVLLVVAALITAVTFQAGVNPPGGVWQDSQNGHTAGRAIYATHKTAFYVFLISNTLALSTAIFIIISLTHKFPFHLEVLVATVSMIVTYGSAVFAVTPNESVQFRYILTAAALPFIIRIFVQVFKMYKPKCVSYFKNHF; the protein is encoded by the coding sequence atggcgaatgccccaaacccaccaaacaagTGGAATTGGTTCAAGAGTTTCCAATACGACGAAGGAAACGATTCTCCCGGCGATGCACGCAATGTTTTGCTAGTAGTTGCAGCACTGATCACTGCAGTGACCTTCCAAGCCGGTGTCAACCCTCCCGGAGGTGTTTGGCAAGACAGTCAGAATGGCCACACTGCAGGGAGAGCCATTTATGCAACTCACAAAACAGCATTCTATGTGTTCTTGATATCAAACACCTTAGCTCTTTCCACTGCTATCTTTATAATCATATCGCTTACTCACAAGTTCCCTTTCCATTTGGAGGTCTTGGTTGCCACAGTGTCTATGATCGTGACTTATGGTTCTGCAGTGTTTGCTGTGACCCCAAATGAGTCTGTCCAGTTTCGTTACATATTGACTGCAGCTGCTCTGCCTTTTATAATAAGGATTTTTGTCCAAGTTTTCAAGATGTATAAACCGAAATGTGTGTCGTATTTTAAGAATCATTTTTAG
- the LOC18786934 gene encoding cyclin-U4-1, which yields MAELENPIVMTKIITFLSSLVQRVAESNDINPFQTQRISVFHGLTRPTISIQSYLERIFKYANCSPSCLIVAYVYLDRFSQRQPTLPINSYNVHRLLITSVMVAAKFMDDMYYNNAYYAKVGGISTIEMNFLEVDFLFGLSFNLNVTPSTFTTYCSYLQREMLLLQPPLDSADSSLSLGKSLKLHLCFDEEEASHQPQQLAV from the exons atggCAGAGCTAGAGAACCCAATAGTGATGACCAAGATCATCACATTCCTCTCATCTCTGGTTCAAAGGGTGGCTGAATCAAATGACATCAATCCATTCCAAACCCAGAGAATCTCAGTCTTCCATGGCCTAACCAGGCCCACCATATCAATACAGAGCTATTTGGAGAGGATTTTCAAGTATGCCAATTGTAGCCCATCTTGCTTAATTGTTGCATATGTTTATCTGGATCGGTTTTCTCAGAGGCAACCAACTCTGCCCATCAATTCATACAACGTTCACCGGTTGCTGATTACTAGTGTCATGGTGGCTGCAAAGTTCATGGATGACAT GTACTACAACAATGCTTATTATGCAAAAGTTGGAGGGATCAGCACAATAGAGATGAATTTTCTTGAAGTGGATTTCCTATTTGGTTTGAGCTTCAACTTAAATGTGACCCCTTCAACCTTCACCACCTACTGCTCCTACCTCCAAAGAGAAATGCTCCTCTTGCAGCCTCCTCTAGATTCTGCAGATTCTTCTCTTAGTTTAGGCAAATCACTAAAGCTCCATTTGTGCTTTGATGAGGAGGAAGCCTCCCATCAGCCACAGCAGCTAGCTGTTTGA